A window from Rana temporaria chromosome 8, aRanTem1.1, whole genome shotgun sequence encodes these proteins:
- the LOC120909916 gene encoding oocyte zinc finger protein XlCOF6.1-like isoform X1 — protein MEEWEYIEGHKDLYKDVLMEKRPPLTSPDGSSNGNPPERRPRPLYSRDSSQEHQEIPQDYQVELDVDQTNCRAEAKEEAEEPYLSGDESSREWENPPEISTDTWDTRAFQWNIKAEEEEEEEEEDVRQIKIEDEEFPLEIAVDGQHKWNILEKHPTVSPEMENDIRDPSREHPISQNLHPVLSSSDPSPDPSTPRASLPGHSYPIGPYMDHRGSEMFPCFVCGRFFTQLAILISHQRNHTLEGPFLCSVCGKCFARKAYFIEHERTHTGERPYSCSVCGKCFNQKSALATHQRIHTAEKPYACSECGRCFTQKSHLIIHQRTHTGEKPYSCSECGKCFNQRSSLATHQRIHTGEKRYPCSECGKCFSQLGTLITHQRIHTGEKPYSCSDCGKCFTRRTYLTAHQKTHTGEKPFSCSECGRCFRRKAKLIEHQRTHTGVKP, from the exons atggaggagtgggagtatatagaaggacacaaggatctctacaaggacgtcctGATGGAGAAGCGGCCGCCCCTCACAtctccgg atggatccagtaatgggaacccaccagagagacgtccccgtcctctgtattcccgggactcctcacaggaacatcaggagATCCCTCAGGATTATCAG GTGGAGCTGGATGTAGACCAGACTAATTGTAGAGCAGAAGCTAAAGAAGAAGCGGAAGAGCCCTATTTGAGTGGAGATGAGTCCTCTAGGGAATGGGAAAACCCTCCAGAGATCAGCACGG ACACTTGGGACACCAGAGCGTTTCAGTGGAACATCAAggctgaggaggaggaagaggaggaggaggaggacgtaaGACAAATTAAGATTGAAGATGAGGAATTTCCTTTGGAGATTGCCGTGG ACGGACAACACAAATGGAATATCCTGGAGAAACATCCAACTGTCTCTCCAGAAATGGAAAATGACATCAGAGATCCTTCAAGAGAACACCCCATTAGTCAGAATCTCCATCCCGTCCTTTCCAGTTCAGACCCATcgcctgatccctctacacccaggGCGAGTCTTCCTGGTCACTCCTATCCCATCGGCCCGTATATGGATCACAGAGGCAGTGAAATGTTCCCATGTTTTGTCTGCGGGAGATTTTTTACCCAACTGGCGATACTTATCTCTCACCAGAGAAATCACACACTTGAGGGCCCCTTTCTTTGTTCAGTATGCGGAAAATGTTTTGCCAGGAAAGCCTATTTTATCGAACACGAAAGAACTCACACTGGAGAGAGGCCCTATTCTTGTTCCGTATGTGGAAAATGTTTCAATCAGAAGTCGGCTCTCGCCACCCATCAGCGGATCCACACGGCCGAGAAGCCGTATGCGTGTTCCGAGTGCGGCAGATGTTTTACCCAGAAATCCCATCTTATTATACACCAGAGGAcgcacactggggagaagccatattcctgttcggaatgtgggaaatgtttcaatCAGAGGTCGTCTCTTGCCACCCATCAAcgaattcacacaggagagaagagatatccgtgttcggagtgcgggaaatgtttttcccaGCTGGGAACTCTTATTACGCATCAGAGAATTCATACTGGTGAGAAGCCTTATTCGTGTTCAGACTGTGGCAAGTGTTTTACCAGGAGAACCTATCTTACCGCCCATCAGAAGACTCATACCGGCGAGAAGCCCTTTTCATGCTCTGAATGTGGAAGATGTTTTCGTCGGAAGGCCAAACTTATCGAACATCAGAGGACTCACACGGGGGTGAAACCATAA